The proteins below come from a single Rosa rugosa chromosome 2, drRosRugo1.1, whole genome shotgun sequence genomic window:
- the LOC133730173 gene encoding uncharacterized protein LOC133730173, whose translation MPTSASASVSVSASASSTTATGPNSDLLTRLNSPDSQVQLKALRELKNRIIGNRTKKLSFVKLGLVPAVAAILASKAQAHSHSDHDSNLLVQSAAALGSFACGFDAGVRAVLDAGACPNLFLLLSHPDDKVVDAGARSLRMIYQSNLAPKCDFLQDKNMEFLLSLLNSENENVTGLGASIVIQSCETITEKKALCHAGVLKKLVSLLEGSPSQRDNSLESLATIMKDNDEAVSEFVGCESGRALSSVIELTKDRHPRTRFLASTCLIAIRNTSSCYLQDMGIKTKLVHLLLELHDDPGQVGDEAPFAFSSLISQKVDLQKIALEANAIDKLYNHLQKNHLHPKRFQGLLLALADLCSKLESCRSRFLSLQALNLVSEALTHDSSDVRTAACICLRCVSRSIKNLCAGNFMNEMIVPPLVRLLDDPSISVQVAALSAVGNIVVDFTTHRSLFLQCGGVKQLVQLSRSMDSTLRLNALWALRNLMCLADYICKQGIFMELTASSLASLICDPEPFVQEQALALIRNLVDGCMNSVELVFAEDGIILDAVGRQLQSASRDEIWIQGLYVLSNVASGNEVHKEAVMHQLVPQADNGAQSLILKFLQSNESQLRIAAVWTIVNLTFPSTPNAFSRFVKLHNAGIVSQVKSMASDPCLDVKLRVKSALGQFKTFSDGST comes from the exons ATGCCCACCTCAGCCTCGGCCTCCGTCTCGGTCTCGGCCTCCGCCTCTTCCACCACCGCCACCGGCCCCAATTCCGATCTTCTCACCCGTCTCAACTCTCCCGACTCCCAAGTCCAGCTCAAGGCTCTCAGGGAGCTCAAGAACCGCATCATCGGCAATCGCACCAAGAAGCTTTCCTTCGTCAAGCTCGGCCTCGTCCCTGCCGTCGCCGCCATCCTCGCCTCTAAAGCCCAGGCCCACTCCCACTCCGATCACGATTCTAATCTCCTTGTTCAGTCTGCCGCTGCCCTCGGAAGCTTCGCCTGCGGTTTCGATGCCGGCGTCCGAGCCGTTCTCGACGCCGGCGCCTGCCCTAACCTCTTCTTGCTTTTATCGCATCCTGATGACAAG GTTGTGGACGCTGGTGCACGTTCTTTAAGAATGATTTATCAATCGAACCTGGCTCCAAAGTGTGATTTCCTTCAAGACAAAAACATGGAATTTCTTCTTTCATTATTGAATAGTGAGAATGAAAATGTTACAGGACTTGGTGCAAGTATAGTTATACAATCTTGTGAGACTATAACAGAAAAGAAGGCACTATGTCATGCTGGTGTTTTGAAGAAGCTGGTTAGCCTTCTTGAAGGTTCTCCAAGTCAGAGAGATAATAGTTTAGAATCTCTAGCCACAATTATGAAGGACAATGATGAAGCTGTTTCAGAGTTTGTGGGATGTGAAAGTGGAAGGGCTTTGAGTTCTGTTATAGAATTAACAAAGGATAGACATCCCCGCACAAGATTTTTGGCTTCGACATGCTTGATTGCTATAAGAAACACTTCTTCTTGCTATTTGCAAGATATGGGCATTAAAACCAAGCTGGTTCATCTCTTACTTGAACTTCATGATGATCCCGGTCAAGTTGGAGACGAAGCTCCCTTTGCGTTTTCTAGTTTAATTTCTCAAAAAGTCGATCTACAGAAAATAGCACTTGAGGCAAATGCTATTGATAAACTCTACAACCACTTGCAAAAGAATCATTTACATCCGAAACGTTTCCAAGGACTATTACTGGCACTGGCTGATCTATGCTCAAAGTTGGAGAGCTGTAGGTCTAGATTCCTGTCGTTGCAG GCATTGAACTTGGTATCTGAAGCCCTGACTCATGATAGTTCTGACGTACGTACTGCAGCTTGCATTTGCTTAAGATGCGTCTCTCGCTCTATCAAG AATTTGTGTGCAGGTAATTTTATGAATGAAATGATTGTCCCTCCCTTGGTTCGGCTGTTGGATGACCCTTCTATTTCAGTCCAG GTTGCAGCTCTGAGTGCTGTTGGAAACATTGTTGTTGATTTTACTACACATAGGTCATTATTTCTACAGTGTGGAGGCGTGAAACAGCTTGTTCAGTTATCGAGATCAATGGATTCAACTTTGAGATTAAATGCTTTATGGGCTTTAAGGAACCTGATGTGCCTTGCAGACTACATATGTAAACAAGGGATATTCATGGAGCTCACAGCTTCCTCATTAGCAAGTCTTATCTGTG ACCCTGAGCCTTTTGTCCAAGAGCAGGCTCTAGCACTCATCCGCAATCTTGTTGATGGATGTATGAACTCAGTTGAGCTTGTATTCGCTGAAGATGGTATAATATTAGATGCTGTTGGAAGGCAGTTGCAGAGTGCTTCAAGAGATGAAATTTGGATACAG GGATTGTATGTGCTTAGCAATGTTGCAAGTggaaatgaagttcacaagGAAGCTGTTATGCATCAACTAGTACCACAGGCAGACAATGGGGCCCAATCTCTTATTCTGAAGTTTTTGCAGAGTAATGAAAGCCAGTTACGTATAGCTGCTGTCTGGACCATTGTTAATCTTACTTTTCCATCCACTCCTAATGCATTTAGCCGTTTTGTTAAACTACACAATGCTGGCATAGTTTCTCAAGTGAAGAGCATGGCCAGTGATCCTTGCCTAGACGTTAAG CTTCGGGTAAAATCAGCACTCGGGCAATTTAAGACCTTCAGTGATGGCTCAACATGA
- the LOC133733020 gene encoding chaperonin-like RbcX protein 2, chloroplastic, giving the protein MVGALSVMGSSVVDSHTCPCLCLDALPTTAMNLKSGGEQRNSMAKKHLVKPGGSLELSSSFIDSGHDRWLSMKALPGMRRKRKNRNFVIVNELAGQYEDSFEDVKTQLLNYFTYKAVRTVMNQLYEMNPTQYRWLYDFVVSNKPGDGKRFLRTLGKERHELAERVMVTRLHLYGKWVKKCNHAEIYQEISNENLELMRERLFETVIWPSDDSNTEKIG; this is encoded by the exons ATGGTGGGGGCTTTATCTGTGATGGGTTCATCTGTGGTGGACTCACACACATGTCCATGCTTGTGCTTGGATGCTCTGCCTACAACTGCCATGAATCTCAAGAGTGGAGGAGAACAAAGGAACTCAATGGCCAAGAAGCATTTAGTGAAACCAGGAGGGTCTTTGGAGTTGAGCAGTTCATTCATTGATTCAGGCCATGACAGGTGGCTCTCCATGAAAGCTCTTCCGGGTATGAGGAGGAAACGAAAGAATCGAAACTTCGTGATTGTTAATGAGCTTGCAGGCCAATATGAGGACAGCTTTGAGGATGTTAAGACG CAATTACTCAACTATTTTACATACaaggctgtgaggactgtcaTGAACCAGCTTTATGAGATGAACCCAACACAATATAGGTGGCTTTATGA CTTTGTTGTATCAAACAAGCCTGGAGATGGTAAGCGGTTCCTCCGCACGCTTGGGAAG GAGAGGCATGAACTTGCTGAGAGAGTAATGGTCACACGGCTTCACCTCTATGGTAAATGGGTCAAG AAATGTAATCATGCTGAAATATATCAAGAAATCTCTAATGAGAACTTGGAGTTGATGCGTGAACGGCTTTTTGAGACTGTGATATGGCCCTCAGATGACTCAAACACAGAGAAGATTGGCTAA